In the genome of Desulfobotulus mexicanus, the window CCATATCTCCATCCCTGAATTTATAGCTTCCGAAAAGGCGGTTGTGTATGCGGCTTCTCTGGTCCTTGATACTGTCGTAGGATTCAGAGAAAATGCGGAAACGATCAGGATCTTTTTCCGGAGTATGCTCCCGTATTTTTTCAAGATAAGCTTTTCGGATTTCCTGATCCGA includes:
- a CDS encoding DnaJ domain-containing protein; translation: MFTNYRILGVTESASDQEIRKAYLEKIREHTPEKDPDRFRIFSESYDSIKDQRSRIHNRLFGSYKFRDGDMGLDFITGEISLERRRPTLKEILAAERGKGPAGRAVRDWGKAK